A window of the Linepithema humile isolate Giens D197 chromosome 4, Lhum_UNIL_v1.0, whole genome shotgun sequence genome harbors these coding sequences:
- the LOC105669070 gene encoding uncharacterized protein, which translates to MPFKCCVPNCNGNYKNGPKVATFSFPKNEEIKKKWLRAICRQNFCPTNSSKVCELHFHSYDIERETSHYNEANGKLLTAPLRHPRLIKNAVPSQLLYNPQYLTESEAPHRESPAKKRLKMENFLIEQAIASSIESRKTFDEKNGFSTLEELYVKLKDRIDIHKWIISHKDTTIYFFHVEDTSYPNVKCCARVSENFTVTLFYGSREVKYLKKLKFPLVVSNIIEIEDILDQALISLEEKYEDCSVKENLNICIDILNSLSTTLSEQKPVIDFLLQQIKLLDISKKNAFRYSWETTLFCGLLHSISPHAYKFLRNSGHLLLPSSTTIKRICSNFSTNPQLEQDESTFLHYISSKFKLLNAEDKTVTLMMDEIHIKPYMDYKGGNIVGRAFNSTECATSAHVFMINSMLSTYRDVVHILPVKTLQASTLHDFIAKIVIGLENIGFEVLAVVSDNNAINKKAMSFFSNPPKISNVYRNPKDSSRPLFYVIDSVHIIKNIRNNWINQKPHQYMQYPDFNEQKMRLASFQSLKDMHSTEKDNLLQYGYTLSLKSLYPTSIERQNVKLALQIFNTNVVIALRELGPKKHFEYFEDTAAYIELISQWWDIVNVKTLLKGKRHRNHFEEPITKNSDHIKFLKNFLNWLNRWKNCEGGGKLTKETHFALFQTTDALIKLATYCLDEKHWSFFLCGKIQTDRLEERFEYTDNKLEHNIIYQFVKFLNPKVSFVCRIPCTSFKVQSIWRYRNDFDRYLGLCGKYRR; encoded by the exons ATGCCTTTCAAATGTTGTGTGCCAAATTGTAAtggcaattacaaaaatggGCCAAAGGTTGCAACGTTTTCTTTTccaaaaaatgaagaaataaaaaaaaaatggttacGTGCTATTTGTCGACAGAATTTTTGTCCTACAAATAGTTCTAAA GTATGCGAATTACATTTTCACTCTTACGATATTGAACGAGAAACGAGCCATTATAATGAAGCTAATGGGAAATTGTTAACTGCTCCATTGCGACATCcacgtttaattaaaa aCGCTGTTCCAAGTCAGTTGCTATACAATCCTCAATACTTAACAGAAAGTGAAGCACCTCATCGAGAAAGCCCAGCaaagaaacgtttaaagaTGGAGAATTTTTTGATCGAGCAAGCAATTGCAAGCAGCATAGAATCGAGAAAAAcgtttgatgaaaaaaacgGATTTTCTACGTTAGAAGAGTTGTATGTGAAATTGAAGGATCGCATTGATATACACAAGTGGATAATTTCGCACAAAGACActactatttatttctttcatgtAGAAGATACATCATATCCAAATGTTAAATGTTGTGCACGAGTGTCGGAGAATTTCACCGTCACTTTATTTTATGGATCAAGGGAAGTTAAATATCTGAAGAAACTCAAATTTCCATTGGTAGTAAGCAATATCATTGAAATTGAAGATATTCTCGACCAAGCCTTAATATCattggaagaaaaatatgaagacTGTTCGGTGAAGGagaatttaaatatctgtatcgatattttaaattcattgtCAACAACATTATCTGAACAAAAGCCGGTTATAgactttttattacaacaaattaAACTGTTAGATATTTCGAAGAAAAATGCATTCAGATATTCATGGGAAACTACTTTGTTTTGTGGATTACTTCATTCAATTTCTCCACATGCTTACAAATTTCTTCGTAACTCTGGGCATTTATTATTACCATCGTCAACtactataaaaagaatttgtagtaatttttcaactaaTCCTCAATTAGAGCAAGATGAGTCAACTTTTCTGCATTACATTTCATCGAAATTCAAACTACTTAATGCTGAGGATAAAACAGTTACATTGATGATGGACGAAATTCATATAAAACCGTATATGGACTATAAAGGCGGAAATATAGTGGGAAGAGCTTTTAACAGTACAGAGTGTGCAACGAGCGCTCATGTATTTATGATCAATAGTATGTTATCAACCTACAGAGATGTTGTGCATATTTTACCAGTAAAAACGCTCCAAGCATCAACCCTCCATGACttcattgcaaaaattgtcATTGGTTTAGAAAATATTGGTTTTGAAGTATTAGCTGTTGTTTCTGACAATAACGCAATCAATAAAAAGGCAATGTCTTTTTTTAGTAATCCACCGAAAATATCGAATGTGTACCGCAATCCTAAAGATTCCTCAAGACCTCTGTTTTATGTTATTGATTCAGTacacataataaaaaacattcgaAATAATTGGATAAATCAGAAACCACATCAGTATATGCAATATCCAGATTTTAATGAACAGAAAATGAGACTTGCTTCATTCCAAAGTCTTAAAGATATGCACTCTACAGAAAAGGATAATTTGCTGCAATATGGGTACACGCTGTCTTTAAAATCCTTATATCCAACGTCAATCGAACGACAGAATGTCAAGTTggctttacaaattttcaataccAATGTTGTTATAGCGCTGCGTGAACTTGGcccaaaaaaacattttgaatattttgaagatACTGCTGCATATATAGAGTTAATTTCTCAGTGGTGGGATATAGTAAATGTTAAAACCTTGCTAAAAGGAAAAAGACATAGGAATCATTTTGAAGAGCCAATCACCAAAAATTCTGAtcacataaaatttctaaaaaattttttgaattggTTAAACAGATGGAAAAATTGTGAAGGTGGTGGAAAACTAACTAAAGAAACCCATTTCGCTTTATTTCAAACCACAGATGCTTTGATAAAGTTAGCCACTTACTGCTTGGATGAAAAACATTggagtttttttttgtgtggAAAAATCCAAACTGATCGATTGGAAGAACGTTTTGAATATACCGACAACAAGCTGGAGCACAATATCATATATCAGTTCGTCAAGTTTTTGAATCCGAAAGTAAGCTTCGTATGCAGAATACCGTGCACTTCTTTTAAAGTCCAAAGTATATGGAGATATAGAAATGACTTCGACAGATATCTTGGACTTTGTGGAAAATATCGAAGATGA